A single region of the Microlunatus panaciterrae genome encodes:
- the rdgB gene encoding RdgB/HAM1 family non-canonical purine NTP pyrophosphatase, translated as MTRPPRPDLATRRPEPVEGRSSTPTQLLLATNNAHKLTELRRMLAAAQLDITVLGLADVEPYPEPAETEPTFEGNAVLKARYGMHRTGLPTLADDSGLAVDLLNGMPGVRSARWSGPGASDEENNALLLRQLADVDAPLRVARFVCAMALVLPTGRSEVRRGEMAGRLLDELRGSNGFGYDPMFVPEGERRTYAEMAAAEKDAISHRGKALRLMIPVLADALA; from the coding sequence ATGACCCGCCCTCCGCGCCCCGACCTGGCAACAAGGCGCCCTGAGCCTGTCGAAGGGCGGAGCAGCACCCCCACCCAACTGCTGCTGGCCACGAACAACGCCCACAAGCTCACTGAGCTTCGCCGGATGCTGGCCGCGGCTCAGCTGGACATCACCGTGCTTGGGCTCGCGGACGTGGAGCCGTATCCCGAGCCAGCCGAGACCGAGCCGACGTTCGAGGGCAACGCCGTGCTCAAGGCCAGGTATGGCATGCATCGGACCGGGTTGCCGACCCTGGCCGACGACTCCGGCCTGGCCGTGGACCTGCTCAACGGGATGCCGGGAGTGCGGTCGGCCCGCTGGTCCGGACCAGGGGCCAGCGACGAGGAGAACAACGCCCTGCTGCTCCGCCAGCTCGCCGACGTCGATGCACCCCTGCGCGTCGCCAGATTCGTCTGCGCAATGGCGCTGGTGCTGCCCACCGGTCGGTCCGAGGTCCGCCGTGGCGAGATGGCGGGCCGGCTCCTCGACGAGTTGCGTGGCAGCAACGGCTTCGGCTACGACCCGATGTTCGTCCCGGAGGGCGAGCGGCGTACCTATGCAGAGATGGCGGCAGCGGAGAAGGACGCCATCAGCCACCGCGGGAAGGCACTCCGGCTGATGATTCCGG